In Verrucomicrobiota bacterium, the following are encoded in one genomic region:
- a CDS encoding alpha/beta fold hydrolase, producing the protein MLISFTLLCFAATGPAHGAPTNSERRECVVLLHGLGRFPVSMKPIERDLRRAGYHVVNLSYPSWRVPVERIADDYLPRELARRIPAGTAKVHFVSHSLGGILLRQHLATHTFTNLGRVVMLGPPNRGSTLADWFKCCDVVRWVVGPNLPRLGTGPDDLPARLGPANFELGVIAGDRPLFGGFLLDERPNDSKVTVNATRIAGMKDHVVVHSSHTFMMRNPAARHQTVHFLVNGHFDRDEARGVRF; encoded by the coding sequence ATGCTCATCTCGTTCACGCTGCTCTGCTTCGCCGCAACCGGGCCGGCGCACGGCGCCCCCACGAATTCGGAACGCCGCGAATGTGTCGTCCTCCTGCACGGGCTGGGGCGGTTTCCGGTCTCAATGAAACCCATCGAGCGCGACCTCCGCCGCGCGGGCTATCACGTGGTAAACCTCAGCTACCCTTCGTGGCGCGTGCCGGTCGAGCGCATCGCAGACGATTACCTTCCGCGGGAACTCGCACGTCGCATTCCCGCCGGGACGGCGAAGGTCCACTTCGTCTCGCACTCGCTTGGAGGCATTCTTCTCCGGCAACACCTCGCCACGCACACCTTCACCAACCTCGGCCGCGTGGTGATGCTCGGCCCGCCGAACCGCGGCAGCACCCTCGCGGATTGGTTCAAGTGCTGCGACGTCGTGCGGTGGGTGGTGGGGCCGAATCTGCCGCGGCTCGGCACCGGCCCCGATGACCTGCCCGCGCGGCTTGGTCCGGCGAACTTTGAGCTCGGTGTCATCGCGGGGGACCGCCCGCTGTTCGGCGGATTCCTGCTCGACGAGAGGCCGAATGACAGCAAGGTGACGGTCAATGCGACCCGCATCGCCGGCATGAAGGACCACGTGGTGGTGCACTCGTCCCACACCTTCATGATGCGGAACCCGGCCGCACGCCATCAAACGGTCCACTTTCTCGTGAACGGGCACTTCGATCGCGACGAGGCGCGCGGCGTGCGCTTTTGA
- a CDS encoding AMP-binding protein, with translation MKLIFRLLLRLLLRFRAYDTDALKSPGPVLLLPNHVSWFDWLLLFVCLDDDWRFVTSEPASRVSPLHRAIMVNRHTFPVDPASPYAVKRMAEFLQGGGRLVLFPEGRLSLTGALMKLFDGTGFLMHKTNAKVITAYLRDAHRLPFSRHPGWTKCCPRVTAHYSELLTPPKLDHVGTAQARETLTTWLRDRMVEQQFRVEMAFGAGDVLSAVAETASQVPNHVVMEDASGTELTYRKLMVGVRVLSKALAGRVERGASVSRVGILLPNVNSFPVTVLALWSLGKVPAILNFSTGPTVMLTCCELAGLKQVVTSRLFFERARLKPEPFTQAGIELIYLEDVRADITSAGKLAALARSYFTPHPAPDASHSPADAAVVLFTSGSEGVPKGVELSHRNILANIRQMLAITDLHDGDRIFNCLPLFHSFGLVVGTFLPLVRGMHVFLYPSPLHYRVVPAAVYESNCTVFISTNTFLNGYARKAHPYDFRSLRYLFAAAEKLQEATATTWAQKFGIRILEGYGATECAPCVSLNTPLAPRWGTVGRLLPGMEMKLEPVEGVSDDPALAAAGLRAGRLFVSGPNVMRGYINSDANAVFQSHGGWYDTGDIVSVDALGSLTIRGRMKRFAKVSGEMVSLTAVEDALAGAFPQYGLRCAVAVIAVPDEDKGERLIAVSNESRLQLGEIREAVKAKGLSNLCVPREIRVVREIPKLGTGKVNHRELQKLM, from the coding sequence ATCAAGCTCATCTTCCGCCTGCTGTTGCGTCTGCTGCTGCGCTTCCGCGCCTACGATACCGACGCGCTCAAGTCGCCCGGTCCTGTGCTGCTGCTGCCCAACCACGTTTCGTGGTTCGACTGGCTGCTGCTGTTCGTCTGTCTCGACGATGACTGGCGGTTCGTCACGAGCGAGCCCGCGTCCCGCGTGAGCCCGCTGCACCGCGCGATCATGGTCAACCGCCACACGTTCCCCGTGGATCCCGCGTCGCCTTACGCCGTCAAGCGCATGGCGGAGTTCCTGCAGGGCGGCGGCCGGCTCGTGCTGTTCCCCGAGGGCCGGCTCTCGCTCACCGGCGCGCTGATGAAGCTGTTCGATGGCACGGGCTTCCTCATGCACAAGACGAACGCGAAGGTCATCACCGCGTATTTGCGCGACGCGCACCGGCTGCCGTTCTCGCGGCACCCCGGCTGGACCAAGTGCTGTCCGCGCGTGACGGCGCATTACAGCGAGTTGCTCACACCGCCGAAGCTCGACCACGTGGGCACCGCGCAAGCCCGCGAAACGCTCACCACCTGGCTGCGCGACCGCATGGTCGAGCAGCAGTTCCGTGTGGAGATGGCGTTCGGAGCAGGCGACGTGCTGTCCGCGGTGGCCGAGACCGCGTCGCAAGTGCCCAACCACGTGGTGATGGAGGACGCGAGCGGCACGGAGTTGACGTATCGCAAGCTGATGGTCGGCGTGCGCGTCCTGTCGAAGGCGCTTGCGGGGCGGGTGGAGCGGGGAGCTTCAGTTTCGCGTGTCGGCATCTTGCTGCCGAATGTGAACAGCTTCCCTGTCACGGTGCTTGCGTTGTGGAGCCTCGGCAAAGTGCCAGCCATCCTGAACTTCTCCACCGGCCCGACCGTGATGCTCACGTGCTGCGAACTCGCGGGATTGAAGCAAGTCGTCACGTCGCGGCTCTTCTTCGAGCGCGCGCGGCTCAAGCCCGAGCCCTTCACGCAAGCCGGCATCGAGCTCATCTACCTTGAAGACGTCCGCGCCGACATCACGAGCGCAGGCAAACTCGCCGCGCTCGCCCGCAGCTACTTCACTCCGCACCCCGCACCGGACGCTTCTCACTCGCCCGCGGACGCCGCGGTCGTGCTCTTCACTTCCGGTTCCGAGGGTGTGCCGAAGGGCGTCGAGCTTTCGCACCGGAACATCCTCGCCAACATCCGCCAGATGCTTGCCATCACGGACCTTCACGACGGCGACCGCATCTTCAACTGCCTGCCGCTCTTCCACAGCTTCGGGCTCGTGGTCGGCACGTTCCTGCCGCTCGTGCGCGGGATGCACGTGTTTCTGTATCCGTCGCCGCTGCACTATCGCGTGGTGCCGGCCGCGGTGTATGAGTCCAACTGCACCGTCTTCATCAGCACCAACACCTTCCTCAACGGCTATGCGCGCAAGGCGCATCCCTACGACTTTCGCAGCTTGCGCTACTTGTTCGCCGCGGCGGAAAAGCTGCAGGAGGCGACGGCGACCACGTGGGCGCAAAAGTTCGGCATCCGCATTCTCGAAGGCTACGGGGCGACCGAGTGCGCGCCGTGCGTGAGCTTGAACACGCCGCTGGCGCCGCGTTGGGGAACCGTGGGACGACTGTTGCCCGGAATGGAAATGAAGCTTGAACCGGTCGAGGGCGTGAGCGACGACCCTGCGCTCGCGGCGGCCGGGCTGAGAGCGGGGCGGCTCTTCGTGAGCGGGCCCAATGTCATGCGCGGCTACATCAACTCCGACGCGAACGCGGTCTTCCAATCGCACGGCGGCTGGTATGACACCGGCGACATCGTGAGCGTGGACGCGCTCGGCTCGCTCACCATCCGCGGACGCATGAAGCGCTTTGCCAAGGTCAGCGGCGAAATGGTCAGCCTCACCGCCGTCGAGGACGCGCTGGCCGGCGCGTTCCCGCAATACGGCCTGCGCTGCGCCGTGGCCGTCATCGCCGTGCCGGACGAAGACAAGGGCGAGCGGCTCATCGCCGTGTCAAACGAATCACGGCTCCAGCTTGGTGAAATCCGCGAAGCGGTGAAGGCGAAAGGCCTGTCAAACCTCTGCGTCCCGCGAGAGATCAGGGTTGTCCGGGAAATTCCGAAACTGGGCACGGGAAAGGTGAACCATCGCGAGTTGCAGAAGCTGATGTGA
- a CDS encoding DUF1501 domain-containing protein, giving the protein MNNQRECFVKRRDVVSRRGFLHGTALGFGGLALGTMLAREARGSDAAWQAPTGTAHFAPRAKSVIWLFMRGGVSHMESFDPKPALNHYAGKTFEETPFKGINDPEKRKRVRVVVVNDANGQQRNKIYPLQVGYQKAGRSGIEVSDFFPHIRECVDDIAIVRSMWTTDDNHGAQVQFHSGRHMLEPPVPTIGAWVNYGLGTLNENLPQFVNMGPRFFDTRDGHYLGPAYDAVPLKIDPREPLAYAKPEADVSAAEQEIQFNLVNKLDRLAAQRHPLDASLAARIKSYELAYRMQMAVPEVMDLGKESAETKKLYGTESEPTRAFGTQLLAARRMIERGVRFVQIQHGDGAAGAWDAHGGLKANHTNLARQVDQPCAALLRDLKSRGLFDETIVVFATEFGRTPGSQGSDGRDHHPYGFSVWMAGGGIKGGVVHGATDELGFHAVEPAHYVTDVHATLLKQLGLDSRRLEIPGRKRLDIEHGEVIRDILA; this is encoded by the coding sequence ATGAACAACCAGCGCGAGTGTTTCGTGAAACGGCGGGATGTCGTTTCCCGTCGCGGGTTCCTCCACGGCACCGCGCTTGGCTTCGGCGGGCTCGCGCTCGGCACGATGCTTGCGCGCGAGGCCCGTGGTTCGGACGCGGCGTGGCAGGCGCCGACCGGCACCGCGCACTTTGCGCCGCGGGCCAAGAGCGTGATCTGGCTGTTCATGCGCGGGGGCGTGAGCCACATGGAGAGCTTTGACCCGAAGCCGGCGCTGAACCACTACGCGGGGAAGACCTTCGAGGAGACGCCGTTCAAGGGCATCAACGACCCGGAGAAGCGCAAACGCGTGCGCGTGGTGGTGGTGAACGACGCCAACGGCCAGCAACGGAACAAGATTTACCCGCTGCAAGTCGGCTACCAAAAGGCCGGGCGCAGCGGCATCGAGGTGAGCGACTTCTTCCCGCACATCCGCGAATGCGTGGACGACATCGCGATCGTGCGCTCGATGTGGACGACGGACGACAACCACGGCGCGCAGGTGCAGTTCCATTCCGGCCGCCACATGCTCGAGCCGCCGGTGCCGACGATCGGCGCGTGGGTGAACTACGGGCTCGGCACCCTGAACGAAAACCTCCCGCAGTTCGTGAACATGGGCCCGCGGTTCTTCGACACGCGCGACGGCCACTATCTCGGTCCGGCCTACGATGCGGTGCCATTGAAGATCGACCCTCGCGAGCCACTGGCTTACGCCAAGCCCGAGGCGGACGTGAGCGCGGCGGAGCAGGAAATCCAGTTCAACCTCGTCAACAAGCTCGATCGCCTCGCGGCGCAACGGCATCCGCTCGACGCGAGCCTCGCCGCGCGCATCAAATCCTACGAACTCGCCTACCGCATGCAGATGGCGGTGCCCGAGGTGATGGATCTGGGGAAGGAATCCGCGGAGACGAAGAAACTCTACGGGACGGAGAGCGAACCGACGCGGGCGTTCGGCACGCAATTGCTCGCGGCGCGGCGGATGATCGAGCGTGGCGTGCGGTTCGTGCAAATCCAGCACGGCGACGGCGCGGCGGGCGCGTGGGACGCGCACGGCGGGTTGAAGGCGAATCACACCAACCTCGCGCGGCAGGTGGACCAGCCGTGCGCGGCGCTGTTGCGCGACCTGAAGTCGCGCGGCCTGTTCGACGAGACGATCGTGGTCTTCGCGACGGAGTTCGGCCGCACGCCGGGGTCGCAAGGCTCGGACGGGCGCGACCATCATCCCTACGGCTTCAGCGTGTGGATGGCGGGCGGCGGGATCAAGGGCGGGGTCGTGCACGGCGCGACGGATGAACTCGGGTTTCACGCCGTGGAGCCCGCGCACTATGTGACGGATGTGCACGCGACGCTGCTCAAGCAGCTCGGGCTCGACTCGCGCCGGCTGGAAATCCCAGGTCGAAAGCGCCTCGACATCGAGCACGGCGAGGTGATCCGCGACATCCTCGCGTGA
- a CDS encoding cyclase family protein, with protein MSTSSPWLDITVTLRDGMVHWPNDPECRVSLHVKLGDPVPDQPGKTIPCNLTKLSLCAHTGTHMDAPRHFIRDGRTMESMPLDAVIGPCRVIALKHKSAITVEELKPHKLKRGERVLFRTRNSTRSWRLAKTSTFDEQFIYIPADTASYLVERGVMTVGVDYLSVGGWQKDGVECHQIMLGAEIWIIEGLDLSKIKPGHYDLVCLPLKILGADGAPARAVLRARK; from the coding sequence ATGAGCACATCCAGCCCCTGGCTCGACATCACCGTCACCTTGCGCGACGGCATGGTGCACTGGCCGAATGACCCCGAGTGCCGCGTCTCACTGCACGTCAAGCTCGGCGACCCTGTGCCCGACCAGCCCGGGAAAACCATCCCGTGCAATCTGACGAAGCTCTCGCTCTGCGCGCACACCGGCACCCACATGGACGCCCCGCGGCATTTCATCCGCGACGGCCGCACGATGGAGTCCATGCCGCTCGACGCCGTCATCGGCCCGTGCCGGGTCATCGCACTCAAACACAAGTCCGCGATCACGGTGGAGGAATTGAAGCCGCACAAGCTCAAGCGCGGCGAGCGCGTGCTGTTCAGGACGCGCAACTCCACCCGCTCGTGGCGGCTCGCGAAGACCTCAACCTTCGATGAGCAGTTCATCTACATCCCGGCCGACACAGCGAGCTACCTCGTCGAGCGCGGCGTGATGACGGTGGGCGTGGATTACCTGAGCGTCGGCGGGTGGCAGAAGGACGGCGTCGAGTGCCACCAAATCATGCTCGGCGCGGAAATCTGGATCATCGAAGGCCTCGACCTTTCGAAGATCAAGCCCGGCCACTACGATCTCGTCTGCCTCCCGCTGAAAATCCTCGGGGCCGACGGCGCACCGGCGAGGGCGGTGTTGCGGGCGAGGAAGTGA
- a CDS encoding c-type cytochrome, translated as MKRLLLLLSAVVALAIPATAAAPFELKDGDRVVFLGDTLMEREQHHGWIELMLTTRFPDRRVTFRNLGWSADLPDGESRLGLSLGQAGNEPPGEAWKLIQKQIEETKPTVAFIGYGMAASFAGEAGLEKFKADYNRLLDAIEKISPGCRFVLLSPIKHEQVPWMSLDPTKHNEQLKLYVDACRLIAKERSAFFVSLFDRGPMHFSLYEATRESTGNVSRSEIFQTENGIHLGELGYHQTARSLELALFGTRHTLNPGFSAHMQHLRQLILRKNEFFFHRSRPANMAYIFGFRKREQGKNAVEMPQFDPLIAAEEKKIRELCKHLNDASFKPGPELQPAALLGKAAAAKHTPQPTPEFTVAEGLEVTLWAENPHLAKPIQINFDPQGRLWVASSEVYPQIEPGQAAHDKIVVLEDTKGAGKADKATVFADGLLIPTGLAPGDGGVYVAQSTELLHLKDTNGDGKADVRRVVLSSFGTEDTHHNLHTLRWGPDGRLWMSQSIYTRSEVETPHGVVRLRSGGVFRFEPSSLKLEVVFKGWVNSWGHQFDEFGQSFMTDGAGGGGINWGLPGGMYVTYARARRILPSVSPGGYPKFASLEIIRSQHFPADWQGRLVTCDFRANRVTSFSITEQGAAYITKQETDICRTSNNTFRPIDVKLGPDGALYIADWSNPIIQHGEVDFRDPRRDHEHGRIWRVAMKGKPVLKKPELVKAGTSALLNELISPNHFNASQATRLLVEKGADAVAPELKTWTAKLKTEKEQLAALWIHQSLNIPAPELVTKLLAAQDGRIRAAAVRALSFATAAPTKPVLVADANGTASTYLADASASFAESDTVARLTKLVADPHSRVRVEAVRALAKFPSAKSAELVLSAVDTIGTDPFLDYAVWLSINELAQPFLAALESGAWGPNSPAKQAQLEYAMKALDPALASSSVAKILAAKPLTKDGSGPWIELIGAAGGPAEINRLWEQVVKRDFTDAALNRALAALTSAARLRNVKPAGDASRGLALLSYANLATRVAFVNLQGAWKNPGAAFAEMVKLAGTENTPAEVRTALFGAFRELGAIGPVLGALQPLAAKTSPAPVRRAAAVTLASLQPAKFADLALDELAETKTEAEALDLWRSVLATKGAAKSFGEKVGSRTALPPHVASSGLRAAREGAQPDATLVASLTKLANITALSPDKLTPAKLKELADLAVKSGDPARGERVYRRAELGCVLCHSIGGAGGKVGPDMTSIGASAPVDYLVESVLLPNAKIKEGFHSTVITTKDDQEFSGLLVRETGQEVVVRNAQNVEVSVAKNNIARRGNSQFSLMPAGLLDTMPEAEQLDLIAFLSKLGKPGNFDAGKGGVARVWRVLPVTHRMSQDGIEPFTKGDFTGKWDQFHSGFAGGLAWGTTTTLVNGALSKPEFEELAKAPLHVTVNHLVAGTTFTASKPGPVTLVLEGGDKPDVWLDGKPVKPSPSGEIKTTVTAGAHTIVLRFDAQKPPASTRVRSADVTFSLN; from the coding sequence ATGAAGCGACTTCTTCTCCTCCTTTCCGCCGTGGTCGCACTCGCGATCCCCGCTACCGCCGCCGCGCCCTTCGAGCTGAAGGACGGCGACCGCGTCGTGTTCCTCGGCGACACGCTGATGGAGCGCGAGCAGCATCACGGCTGGATCGAGCTGATGCTCACCACGCGCTTCCCCGACCGGCGCGTGACCTTCCGCAACCTCGGCTGGAGCGCGGACCTCCCGGACGGCGAGTCGCGCCTAGGACTCTCGCTCGGGCAGGCCGGCAACGAGCCGCCGGGCGAAGCGTGGAAGCTCATTCAAAAACAAATCGAGGAGACCAAACCGACAGTCGCGTTCATCGGCTACGGCATGGCCGCGTCGTTCGCGGGCGAAGCGGGGTTGGAGAAGTTCAAGGCGGACTACAACCGGCTGCTCGATGCGATTGAGAAGATTTCGCCGGGGTGCCGGTTTGTGTTGCTGTCACCCATCAAGCACGAGCAAGTGCCGTGGATGTCGCTAGACCCGACGAAGCACAATGAACAACTGAAACTTTATGTTGATGCCTGCCGTTTGATTGCGAAGGAACGCAGTGCATTCTTCGTGTCGCTTTTTGACCGGGGGCCGATGCACTTCTCTTTATATGAGGCAACGCGAGAGTCGACTGGAAATGTCAGCCGAAGTGAAATCTTTCAGACAGAGAACGGAATTCATCTGGGGGAACTCGGCTATCACCAGACAGCTCGGTCTTTGGAACTGGCTCTCTTCGGAACGCGTCACACACTGAATCCTGGATTTTCTGCGCACATGCAGCATTTGCGGCAGTTAATCCTCCGCAAAAACGAGTTCTTCTTCCACCGCTCCCGCCCGGCGAACATGGCTTACATCTTCGGCTTCCGGAAACGCGAGCAGGGCAAAAACGCCGTCGAGATGCCGCAGTTCGACCCGCTCATCGCCGCCGAGGAGAAGAAGATTCGCGAGCTGTGCAAGCACTTGAACGACGCGAGCTTCAAGCCCGGCCCCGAACTCCAGCCCGCCGCGCTGCTCGGCAAGGCCGCCGCCGCCAAGCACACGCCGCAGCCCACGCCCGAGTTCACCGTGGCGGAAGGTCTCGAAGTCACGCTCTGGGCCGAGAACCCGCACCTCGCCAAGCCCATCCAAATCAACTTCGATCCGCAGGGCCGCCTCTGGGTCGCCAGCAGCGAGGTCTATCCGCAAATCGAACCCGGCCAGGCCGCGCACGACAAAATCGTCGTCCTCGAAGACACCAAGGGCGCGGGCAAGGCCGACAAGGCCACAGTCTTCGCCGACGGCTTGCTCATCCCCACCGGCCTCGCGCCCGGCGATGGCGGCGTGTATGTCGCGCAGAGCACCGAGCTGCTGCACTTGAAGGACACCAACGGCGACGGCAAGGCCGACGTGCGCCGGGTCGTTCTCTCCAGCTTCGGCACCGAGGACACGCACCACAACCTTCACACGCTGCGCTGGGGGCCGGACGGCCGGCTGTGGATGAGCCAGTCCATCTACACGCGCAGCGAGGTCGAGACGCCCCACGGCGTCGTGCGCCTGCGTTCGGGCGGCGTGTTCCGCTTCGAGCCGTCGTCGCTGAAATTGGAAGTCGTCTTCAAGGGCTGGGTGAACAGTTGGGGCCACCAGTTCGACGAGTTCGGCCAGAGCTTCATGACCGACGGCGCGGGCGGCGGCGGCATCAACTGGGGTCTCCCCGGCGGCATGTATGTGACTTACGCCCGCGCGCGCCGCATCCTCCCGAGCGTCAGCCCGGGCGGCTACCCGAAGTTCGCCAGCCTCGAAATCATCCGCAGCCAGCACTTCCCCGCCGACTGGCAGGGCCGCCTGGTGACGTGCGACTTCCGCGCGAACCGCGTGACGAGTTTCAGCATCACCGAGCAGGGCGCGGCCTACATCACCAAGCAGGAGACCGACATCTGCCGCACCTCGAACAACACCTTCCGGCCGATTGACGTGAAGCTCGGCCCCGACGGTGCGCTCTACATCGCCGACTGGAGCAACCCGATCATCCAGCACGGCGAGGTGGACTTCCGCGACCCGCGCCGCGACCACGAGCACGGCCGCATCTGGCGCGTGGCGATGAAGGGCAAGCCGGTCCTGAAAAAACCGGAGCTGGTGAAAGCCGGCACGAGCGCATTGCTCAACGAACTGATTTCGCCCAACCACTTCAACGCCTCCCAAGCCACGCGCCTCCTCGTGGAGAAAGGCGCCGACGCCGTCGCGCCCGAGCTGAAGACCTGGACCGCGAAGCTCAAGACCGAGAAGGAGCAGCTCGCTGCACTGTGGATTCACCAGTCCCTGAACATCCCCGCGCCGGAGCTGGTCACCAAGCTGCTCGCCGCGCAGGACGGCCGCATCCGCGCCGCCGCGGTGCGGGCGTTGAGCTTCGCCACGGCTGCGCCCACCAAACCAGTGCTGGTCGCCGACGCGAACGGGACCGCGAGCACGTATCTCGCGGACGCCAGCGCGAGCTTCGCCGAGAGCGACACCGTCGCGCGACTCACCAAGCTTGTCGCTGACCCGCACTCGCGCGTGCGCGTCGAGGCCGTCCGCGCGCTGGCGAAGTTCCCGTCCGCCAAGTCCGCTGAGCTCGTGCTCTCCGCCGTGGACACCATCGGCACGGACCCGTTCCTCGACTACGCGGTGTGGCTTTCCATCAACGAGCTGGCGCAGCCGTTCCTCGCCGCGCTGGAGTCCGGCGCGTGGGGGCCCAACTCACCGGCGAAACAAGCGCAGCTTGAGTATGCGATGAAGGCGCTCGACCCCGCGCTGGCGTCATCCAGCGTCGCGAAGATTCTCGCCGCCAAGCCGCTCACCAAGGATGGCTCCGGCCCGTGGATTGAACTCATCGGTGCCGCCGGCGGTCCGGCGGAAATCAACCGCCTCTGGGAGCAGGTCGTGAAGCGCGACTTCACCGACGCCGCGCTCAACCGTGCGCTCGCCGCGCTCACCTCCGCCGCTCGCCTCCGCAATGTGAAGCCCGCGGGCGACGCCTCGCGCGGCCTCGCGCTGCTCTCCTACGCGAACCTCGCCACGCGCGTCGCCTTCGTGAACTTGCAGGGTGCGTGGAAGAATCCCGGCGCGGCTTTCGCCGAGATGGTGAAGCTCGCCGGCACAGAGAACACGCCCGCCGAGGTCCGCACCGCGCTCTTTGGTGCGTTCCGTGAGTTGGGCGCGATTGGCCCCGTGCTGGGCGCGCTGCAACCGCTGGCAGCGAAGACTTCGCCCGCGCCCGTGCGCCGCGCCGCCGCCGTCACGCTCGCGTCGCTCCAGCCCGCGAAGTTCGCCGACCTCGCGCTCGACGAACTGGCCGAGACGAAGACCGAAGCCGAGGCGCTCGACCTCTGGCGCAGCGTGCTCGCCACCAAGGGCGCGGCCAAATCGTTCGGCGAAAAAGTCGGCAGCCGCACCGCGCTGCCCCCGCACGTCGCCAGCTCCGGCCTCCGCGCCGCCCGCGAAGGCGCGCAGCCGGACGCCACGCTCGTCGCCTCGCTCACCAAGCTCGCGAACATCACCGCACTTTCGCCCGACAAGCTCACGCCCGCGAAGCTTAAGGAACTGGCCGACCTCGCCGTGAAATCCGGCGACCCCGCGCGCGGCGAGCGCGTGTATCGCCGTGCGGAACTCGGCTGCGTGCTCTGCCACAGCATCGGCGGCGCGGGCGGCAAGGTCGGTCCCGACATGACGAGTATCGGCGCAAGCGCGCCGGTGGATTACCTCGTCGAGTCCGTGCTGTTGCCGAACGCGAAGATCAAGGAGGGCTTCCACTCGACCGTCATCACGACGAAGGACGACCAGGAGTTCAGCGGCTTGCTCGTGCGCGAGACGGGGCAGGAGGTCGTCGTCCGAAACGCGCAGAACGTGGAAGTCTCCGTGGCGAAGAACAACATCGCCCGGCGCGGGAACTCCCAGTTTTCGCTCATGCCCGCCGGCCTGCTCGACACGATGCCGGAGGCCGAGCAGCTCGACCTCATCGCGTTCCTCTCGAAGCTCGGCAAGCCCGGCAACTTCGACGCGGGCAAGGGCGGCGTGGCGCGCGTGTGGCGCGTGCTGCCGGTCACGCACCGCATGAGCCAGGACGGCATCGAGCCGTTCACGAAAGGCGATTTCACCGGCAAGTGGGACCAGTTCCACAGCGGCTTTGCTGGCGGGCTCGCTTGGGGCACGACGACAACCCTCGTGAACGGCGCGCTGTCGAAGCCCGAGTTCGAGGAACTCGCGAAGGCGCCGCTGCACGTGACGGTGAATCACCTCGTCGCCGGCACAACCTTCACAGCCTCGAAGCCCGGCCCCGTGACGCTCGTCCTCGAAGGCGGGGACAAGCCCGATGTGTGGCTTGACGGCAAGCCCGTCAAGCCCTCGCCGAGCGGCGAAATCAAGACGACTGTCACCGCTGGCGCGCACACGATCGTGCTGCGCTTCGACGCTCAGAAGCCGCCCGCCTCGACACGAGTGCGGTCGGCGGACGTGACGTTCAGCCTGAACTGA
- a CDS encoding DUF1015 domain-containing protein, translated as MATVKPFAALRPVPALAARICELPYDVMSSDEARAMAAGNPLSFLHVSKPEIDLPAGTDVHAPGVYAKGRENFRRLIAQGALRQDAQPCFYAYRQVMGAHSQTGIVAVASCDEYQRGIVKKHELTRPDKEDDRVRHMEALDAQTGPVFLTYRATAALNEIVTTRTAAAPEIDFTAPDGVRHSAWVFAGAADLRRIEDEFARVPCLYIADGHHRSAAAARVSAARKAAGHSDRFLTVIFPHDQLQILPYNRVLKDLNGRSPGELLATLDSVFVIKDAGAAKPSRKHELGFYLGGSWRTLHFRPQFTATSDPVEKLDVTLLQKVVLAPLFGVEDPRTSTRIQFVGGIRGTAELERLVNSGDAACAFSMFPTSIEDLMAISDAGGLMPPKSTWFEPKLRDAMCCHMI; from the coding sequence ATGGCGACCGTGAAACCCTTTGCCGCGCTCCGGCCCGTTCCCGCGCTCGCGGCGCGCATCTGCGAGCTGCCTTACGACGTGATGTCGTCCGACGAGGCGCGCGCCATGGCCGCCGGCAACCCTCTCAGCTTCCTGCACGTCAGCAAGCCGGAGATCGACCTGCCCGCCGGCACCGACGTGCACGCGCCCGGGGTGTATGCGAAGGGTCGCGAGAACTTCCGGCGCCTCATCGCTCAAGGCGCGCTGCGGCAGGACGCGCAGCCGTGCTTCTACGCGTATCGGCAGGTGATGGGGGCGCACTCGCAGACCGGCATCGTCGCGGTCGCGAGTTGCGACGAATACCAGCGCGGCATCGTCAAAAAGCACGAACTCACGCGGCCCGACAAAGAAGACGACCGCGTCCGCCACATGGAAGCGCTCGACGCGCAGACCGGTCCGGTCTTCCTCACCTACCGGGCGACCGCTGCGCTCAACGAGATTGTGACGACGCGCACCGCGGCGGCGCCGGAGATTGATTTCACCGCGCCCGATGGCGTTCGCCATTCCGCGTGGGTTTTTGCGGGCGCCGCCGACCTGCGCCGCATTGAGGACGAGTTCGCGCGTGTGCCGTGCCTCTACATCGCGGACGGTCATCATCGCAGCGCCGCGGCCGCGCGCGTGTCGGCAGCGCGCAAGGCTGCGGGTCACAGCGATCGTTTCCTCACGGTGATCTTTCCGCATGACCAGTTGCAAATCCTGCCCTACAACCGCGTGCTCAAGGATCTCAACGGCCGCTCGCCGGGGGAGTTGCTCGCGACGCTCGACTCCGTCTTTGTGATCAAGGACGCGGGCGCGGCGAAGCCTTCGCGCAAGCACGAGCTGGGATTCTACCTGGGCGGCTCATGGCGCACGCTGCACTTCCGGCCGCAGTTCACCGCGACGAGCGACCCGGTCGAGAAGCTCGACGTGACGCTGCTTCAAAAGGTCGTGCTCGCGCCCTTGTTCGGCGTCGAGGACCCGCGCACGAGCACGCGAATCCAGTTCGTCGGCGGCATCCGTGGCACGGCCGAGCTTGAACGGCTCGTCAACTCGGGCGACGCCGCGTGCGCGTTCTCGATGTTCCCGACGAGCATCGAGGACTTGATGGCCATTTCGGACGCCGGCGGCTTGATGCCACCGAAGAGCACGTGGTTTGAGCCGAAGCTCCGCGACGCGATGTGTTGCCACATGATCTAG